One genomic window of Cannabis sativa cultivar Pink pepper isolate KNU-18-1 chromosome 2, ASM2916894v1, whole genome shotgun sequence includes the following:
- the LOC115719554 gene encoding methylsterol monooxygenase 2-2 isoform X2 — translation MDLYLITNFSDFQLACLGSFFLHESVFFLSGLPFIYLERAGWLSKYKIQTKNNSPAAQEKCITRLLLYHFGVNLPVMIFSYPVFSYMGMRSSLPLPSWKIVLTQIIFYFILEDFVFYWGHRVLHTKWLYKHVHSVHHEYATPFGLTSEYAHPAEILFLGFATIVGPAITGPHLITLWLWMVVRVLETVEAHCGYHFPWSLSNFLPLYGGADFHDYHHRLLYTKSGNYSSTFTYMDWIFGTDKGYRKLKELKRVGAEEDNKEM, via the exons ATGGATTTG TATCTTATCACAAATTTCAGTGATTTTCAACTGGCATGTCTTGGAAGCTTCTTTCTCCATGAGAGTGTTTTCTTCTTATCTGGGCTTCCCTTTATATATCTTGAGAGAGCAGGATGGCTTAGCAAGTACAAGATTCAG ACAAAAAATAACAGCCCTGCAGCTCAGGAGAAATGTATAACTCGCCTGTTGCTGTATCACTTTGGTGTCAACCTACCAGTTATGATTTTCTCATATCCTGTCTTCAGCTACATGGGCATGAGAAGTAGTCTTCCTCTGCCGTCCTG GAAAATAGTTTTAACACAGATAATTTTCTACTTCATCTTAGAGGATTTTGTATTTTACTGGGGACATAGGGTTCTCCATACAAAATGGCTGTACAAACATGTGCACAGTGTCCATCATGA ATATGCAACACCTTTTGGACTGACATCTGAATATGCTCACCCTGCTGAGATATTGTTCCTTGGCTTTGCGACTATAGTTGGTCCTGCTATCACTGGTCCCCATCTAATAACACTTTGGTTGTGGATGGTAGTAAGAGTGCTGGAGACAGTTGAGGCACATTGTGGGTACCATTTTCCATGGAGCCTCTCAAACTTCCTTCCTTTATATGGCGG TGCTGATTTCCATGACTATCATCATCGCTTACTTTACACTAAGTCAGGCAACTACTCTTCAACCTTTACTTACATGGACTG GATATTTGGAACTGACAAGGGCTACAGAAAGTTGAAAGAGTTGAAAAGAGTTGGAGCTGAAGAAGACAACAAGGAGATGTAA
- the LOC115719554 gene encoding methylsterol monooxygenase 2-2 isoform X1, which yields MASIIESAWQYLITNFSDFQLACLGSFFLHESVFFLSGLPFIYLERAGWLSKYKIQTKNNSPAAQEKCITRLLLYHFGVNLPVMIFSYPVFSYMGMRSSLPLPSWKIVLTQIIFYFILEDFVFYWGHRVLHTKWLYKHVHSVHHEYATPFGLTSEYAHPAEILFLGFATIVGPAITGPHLITLWLWMVVRVLETVEAHCGYHFPWSLSNFLPLYGGADFHDYHHRLLYTKSGNYSSTFTYMDWIFGTDKGYRKLKELKRVGAEEDNKEM from the exons ATGGCTTCGATCATCGAATCTGCCTGGCAG TATCTTATCACAAATTTCAGTGATTTTCAACTGGCATGTCTTGGAAGCTTCTTTCTCCATGAGAGTGTTTTCTTCTTATCTGGGCTTCCCTTTATATATCTTGAGAGAGCAGGATGGCTTAGCAAGTACAAGATTCAG ACAAAAAATAACAGCCCTGCAGCTCAGGAGAAATGTATAACTCGCCTGTTGCTGTATCACTTTGGTGTCAACCTACCAGTTATGATTTTCTCATATCCTGTCTTCAGCTACATGGGCATGAGAAGTAGTCTTCCTCTGCCGTCCTG GAAAATAGTTTTAACACAGATAATTTTCTACTTCATCTTAGAGGATTTTGTATTTTACTGGGGACATAGGGTTCTCCATACAAAATGGCTGTACAAACATGTGCACAGTGTCCATCATGA ATATGCAACACCTTTTGGACTGACATCTGAATATGCTCACCCTGCTGAGATATTGTTCCTTGGCTTTGCGACTATAGTTGGTCCTGCTATCACTGGTCCCCATCTAATAACACTTTGGTTGTGGATGGTAGTAAGAGTGCTGGAGACAGTTGAGGCACATTGTGGGTACCATTTTCCATGGAGCCTCTCAAACTTCCTTCCTTTATATGGCGG TGCTGATTTCCATGACTATCATCATCGCTTACTTTACACTAAGTCAGGCAACTACTCTTCAACCTTTACTTACATGGACTG GATATTTGGAACTGACAAGGGCTACAGAAAGTTGAAAGAGTTGAAAAGAGTTGGAGCTGAAGAAGACAACAAGGAGATGTAA
- the LOC115719554 gene encoding methylsterol monooxygenase 2-2 isoform X3, producing the protein MIFSYPVFSYMGMRSSLPLPSWKIVLTQIIFYFILEDFVFYWGHRVLHTKWLYKHVHSVHHEYATPFGLTSEYAHPAEILFLGFATIVGPAITGPHLITLWLWMVVRVLETVEAHCGYHFPWSLSNFLPLYGGADFHDYHHRLLYTKSGNYSSTFTYMDWIFGTDKGYRKLKELKRVGAEEDNKEM; encoded by the exons ATGATTTTCTCATATCCTGTCTTCAGCTACATGGGCATGAGAAGTAGTCTTCCTCTGCCGTCCTG GAAAATAGTTTTAACACAGATAATTTTCTACTTCATCTTAGAGGATTTTGTATTTTACTGGGGACATAGGGTTCTCCATACAAAATGGCTGTACAAACATGTGCACAGTGTCCATCATGA ATATGCAACACCTTTTGGACTGACATCTGAATATGCTCACCCTGCTGAGATATTGTTCCTTGGCTTTGCGACTATAGTTGGTCCTGCTATCACTGGTCCCCATCTAATAACACTTTGGTTGTGGATGGTAGTAAGAGTGCTGGAGACAGTTGAGGCACATTGTGGGTACCATTTTCCATGGAGCCTCTCAAACTTCCTTCCTTTATATGGCGG TGCTGATTTCCATGACTATCATCATCGCTTACTTTACACTAAGTCAGGCAACTACTCTTCAACCTTTACTTACATGGACTG GATATTTGGAACTGACAAGGGCTACAGAAAGTTGAAAGAGTTGAAAAGAGTTGGAGCTGAAGAAGACAACAAGGAGATGTAA